From a region of the Roseivirga sp. 4D4 genome:
- the glmM gene encoding phosphoglucosamine mutase yields MTLIKSISGIRGTIGGKVDEALTPIDAVKFAAAFGTWVKEKSGKSKIVIGRDARPSGEMISNLVTSTLIGLGIDVLDLGLSTTPTVEVAVPAEEAGGGIILTASHNPVQWNALKLLNEKGEFISGADGQEVLELAKNDSFDFAEVKDLGKVTFDNTYIAKHIDMVLDLPLVDVEAIKAANFRVVIDCVNSTGGISLPPLLKALGVSHVEELYCEPNGQFPHNPEPLPEHLTKISSTLENGSFDLGIVVDPDVDRLAFVSEDGTPFGEEYTLVAVADYVLSQTLGNTVSNLSSTRALRDVTEKHGATYEAAAVGEVNVVTKMKNTNAVIGGEGNGGIIYPELHYGRDALVGIALFLTHLAKFGQPISRLRASYPNYHISKNKIDLSPEIDVDNVLSTMEEKYKNQPVNTIDGVKIEFDKEWVHLRKSNTEPIIRIYAESESQATAEHLANKIISDIKEIVSN; encoded by the coding sequence GTGACATTAATTAAATCAATTTCAGGTATTCGAGGAACAATTGGTGGCAAGGTCGATGAGGCGTTGACACCGATAGATGCAGTAAAATTTGCAGCCGCTTTTGGTACTTGGGTCAAAGAGAAATCGGGTAAATCAAAGATCGTTATTGGACGAGACGCTCGTCCATCCGGAGAAATGATCTCAAACTTGGTGACTTCAACACTTATCGGTTTAGGTATTGATGTTTTGGATCTTGGGTTATCAACCACTCCAACAGTGGAAGTAGCCGTTCCCGCTGAAGAAGCAGGTGGAGGTATCATACTGACAGCAAGTCATAATCCTGTACAATGGAATGCTTTAAAGTTATTGAACGAAAAAGGAGAATTCATTAGTGGAGCCGATGGTCAAGAGGTGCTTGAATTGGCAAAAAATGACTCATTTGACTTTGCTGAAGTAAAAGATTTAGGGAAAGTCACCTTTGATAATACTTATATCGCTAAGCACATTGATATGGTTTTGGATCTGCCATTGGTCGATGTGGAAGCCATCAAAGCAGCGAATTTCAGAGTGGTGATTGACTGTGTCAATTCTACCGGAGGAATCTCACTCCCTCCGCTTCTTAAGGCGCTTGGAGTAAGTCATGTAGAGGAGTTATACTGTGAACCTAATGGTCAGTTTCCGCATAATCCGGAGCCACTTCCGGAGCATTTAACAAAAATTTCTTCAACGCTAGAAAATGGAAGCTTTGACCTTGGTATTGTGGTAGATCCGGATGTCGATAGGTTAGCATTTGTTTCGGAAGATGGCACGCCTTTCGGAGAGGAATACACGCTTGTAGCTGTTGCTGATTATGTGTTGTCACAGACATTGGGTAACACGGTGTCCAACCTTTCTTCCACGAGAGCGCTTAGAGATGTCACTGAAAAGCATGGGGCTACCTATGAGGCTGCAGCCGTTGGTGAAGTGAATGTAGTCACTAAAATGAAGAATACTAATGCGGTGATTGGTGGTGAAGGAAACGGAGGAATTATTTATCCTGAATTACACTATGGACGAGATGCCTTAGTTGGGATTGCCTTGTTTTTGACGCATTTGGCAAAATTTGGGCAGCCTATTTCCAGGCTAAGAGCTTCATACCCTAACTACCATATCTCTAAAAATAAGATTGATCTATCACCAGAAATTGATGTTGATAACGTGCTTTCCACAATGGAGGAAAAGTATAAAAACCAGCCAGTCAATACGATAGATGGAGTGAAAATAGAATTTGACAAGGAATGGGTACATTTGAGGAAGTCAAATACTGAGCCGATCATTAGAATATATGCGGAGTCTGAATCTCAGGCAACGGCTGAACATTTGGCGAACAAAATAATATCTGACATAAAGGAAATTGTGTCCAATTAA
- the mazG gene encoding nucleoside triphosphate pyrophosphohydrolase yields MIQPPKDLRRKEKLEAFDRLLTIMDELRLNCPWDKKQTLESIRHLTIEETYELSDAILTENLDEVKKEIGDLMLHMVFYSKIADEKKAFDVADALNAISDKLVHRHPHIYGDVEANDEEAVKANWEKIKLKEKGNKSVLGGVPNSLPALVKAIRIQDKARGIGFDWEKKEQVWEKVEEEMQEFKNEFNVAKDDTIDKQKAMGEFGDLLFSLVNYSRFIDIDPEEALERTNLKFIKRFQYLEEESKKDGKSISDMSLEEMDEYWEKAKTLK; encoded by the coding sequence ATGATTCAACCTCCAAAAGATTTACGCAGAAAGGAAAAGCTCGAGGCCTTCGATAGGCTTTTGACTATTATGGATGAATTGCGTTTGAACTGTCCTTGGGACAAGAAGCAAACACTGGAGAGCATCCGCCATCTGACCATTGAAGAGACTTACGAGTTATCTGATGCTATCCTCACCGAAAACCTCGATGAAGTAAAAAAGGAAATAGGTGACCTTATGCTACATATGGTTTTCTATTCCAAAATCGCGGACGAAAAGAAGGCTTTTGACGTGGCAGATGCGTTGAATGCCATTAGTGATAAGCTAGTACACAGACATCCACACATTTATGGAGATGTGGAAGCAAATGACGAAGAGGCTGTAAAAGCGAATTGGGAGAAGATTAAGCTAAAGGAAAAAGGCAACAAATCGGTTTTAGGAGGAGTACCAAATTCTCTGCCAGCTCTAGTGAAAGCAATTCGAATTCAAGATAAGGCCAGAGGCATTGGTTTTGATTGGGAGAAAAAGGAGCAGGTTTGGGAAAAGGTCGAGGAAGAAATGCAAGAATTCAAAAATGAGTTCAACGTAGCCAAAGACGATACGATCGACAAACAAAAGGCCATGGGAGAGTTCGGAGACCTTCTGTTTTCTCTGGTCAACTATTCTCGATTTATCGATATTGACCCTGAAGAGGCACTAGAAAGAACCAACCTCAAATTCATTAAGAGATTTCAATATTTGGAAGAAGAGTCCAAAAAAGACGGTAAATCCATCAGTGATATGAGCCTCGAGGAAATGGACGAGTATTGGGAAAAGGCCAAAACGTTAAAATGA
- a CDS encoding chloride channel protein, which yields MNFKKLLGKFLIWRIRHIRTKNFVIILGGLIGVIGGFAAVTLKSVVHFIQHSLTGLSDSFIYIFFPVVGILITALLANYLLKERLGHGITTILYAISKKSSIISRTKMYSRMLTSGLTVGFGGSVGLEAPIVVTGSAIGSNIGRLMHLNYKQRTLMIGCGAAAAISGIFNSPVAGVIFSIEVILTDVTIAAFIPLLIASVIGSLVSMLLLGDDVLFSFDLKDPFLTRDFIFYLILGGICGLVSYYFSNTTQFAERIMSKIKQPIVKAVIGGLGLGVLMLFFNPLYGEGYDTIKLILNGQGTEVLSNSQFFANVSDEWLLVGLAFIVLLLKPIATGLTIGAGGNGGIFAPSLFIGGITGFLFAQVNNLLDLGRTLSVSNFTLVGMCGVMSGVLHAPLTAIFLIAEITSGYTLFLPLMLVSAVAFSTNSYFQKHSFYTAKLIESGDLIQHDKDKQLLSLMNISKLLEKDLLTIQPQQNLEELVALVKKSKRNIFPVVDEENALKGIITLDDIREIMFDPESQKSVIVETLMHRPPETVCPEDHMQEVMSKFEKTGAWNLPVIDKGQYLGIVSKSRIFNTYRTKLKRQQKEMGS from the coding sequence ATGAATTTCAAAAAGCTCTTAGGTAAGTTTCTGATTTGGCGGATACGCCATATTCGTACTAAGAATTTTGTGATCATTCTTGGTGGGCTTATCGGTGTCATTGGTGGCTTTGCAGCAGTGACATTAAAGAGTGTTGTTCACTTCATTCAGCATTCTCTGACCGGGTTGAGCGATTCGTTTATTTATATTTTCTTCCCTGTAGTCGGCATTTTAATAACCGCCCTACTAGCAAACTATCTTCTCAAAGAGCGTTTAGGACATGGAATCACCACAATCCTCTATGCAATTTCTAAGAAGTCGAGCATTATTAGCAGAACAAAAATGTACAGCCGCATGCTCACTTCAGGCCTTACCGTAGGTTTTGGGGGGTCTGTCGGGCTTGAGGCTCCCATTGTAGTAACGGGCTCTGCTATCGGCTCCAATATCGGCCGGTTGATGCACCTGAACTATAAGCAAAGGACCTTGATGATTGGCTGTGGTGCTGCCGCAGCAATATCTGGTATTTTTAACTCCCCTGTTGCTGGCGTGATCTTTAGTATAGAAGTAATTCTAACGGATGTCACGATAGCGGCCTTCATTCCATTACTCATAGCGTCTGTAATTGGGTCTTTAGTATCAATGCTATTGCTAGGTGATGATGTCTTGTTTTCCTTCGATTTGAAGGATCCGTTTCTCACTAGAGATTTCATCTTCTACCTGATATTGGGCGGTATTTGCGGCCTTGTTTCCTATTACTTCTCTAATACCACTCAATTTGCCGAGAGAATCATGTCCAAGATAAAGCAACCTATCGTCAAGGCTGTGATAGGAGGACTTGGTCTCGGGGTGTTGATGTTGTTTTTCAACCCTTTGTATGGAGAAGGCTACGACACTATTAAGCTCATTCTAAATGGCCAGGGTACCGAGGTATTAAGCAATAGTCAGTTCTTTGCAAATGTATCTGACGAATGGTTGTTAGTGGGCCTAGCTTTTATAGTTCTTTTGTTAAAACCTATTGCAACAGGGCTGACCATAGGAGCTGGTGGCAATGGTGGAATCTTCGCACCATCTCTTTTCATTGGTGGCATCACTGGTTTTCTTTTTGCCCAAGTAAATAACCTTCTGGATTTAGGTCGCACACTCTCTGTTAGTAATTTTACCTTGGTAGGTATGTGCGGAGTAATGAGTGGAGTATTACACGCACCCTTAACAGCAATATTCTTGATTGCGGAAATCACCAGCGGCTACACGCTTTTTCTTCCACTCATGTTAGTATCGGCAGTGGCATTTAGTACCAACAGCTATTTTCAGAAACACTCCTTCTATACTGCCAAACTAATTGAGTCTGGAGATCTGATTCAGCATGATAAGGATAAGCAACTACTCAGCTTGATGAATATTTCTAAGCTCCTAGAAAAAGACTTGCTGACCATCCAGCCTCAGCAAAATTTGGAAGAGCTGGTTGCCCTTGTGAAAAAATCAAAGCGCAATATCTTCCCTGTAGTTGACGAGGAAAACGCCTTAAAAGGCATAATCACACTTGATGACATTAGGGAGATCATGTTTGACCCAGAATCTCAAAAAAGTGTAATTGTTGAAACATTGATGCATAGACCTCCTGAAACAGTCTGTCCAGAGGATCATATGCAAGAAGTTATGAGCAAATTCGAAAAGACTGGCGCCTGGAATTTACCCGTGATTGACAAAGGTCAATATTTGGGTATCGTTTCCAAGTCTAGAATTTTCAATACCTACAGAACAAAATTGAAGCGCCAACAAAAAGAAATGGGCTCTTAA
- a CDS encoding GH3 auxin-responsive promoter family protein: protein MAILNSILTWVMKKRMHQIDLFMKYPHEVQEELFKRLITTGRNTEFGRTHGFADVHTEEQFRRMIPISSYEDICPYIERNMAGEQNLLWPSDVKWFAKSSGTTNARSKFIPVSYEALEECHFKGGKDMLSIYCNNFPETKMFDGKGLTIGGSQQINQFDSNHESFYGDVSAVIMSNLPYWTKFVRTPTLDIALMEEWESKIDKMAEYTMQENVTSISGVPTWTIILLQKVLELKGASHIHEVWPNLEVFFHGAVAFGPYKSLFKSLIPSDQMRYMETYNASEGFFGIQYDPSADDMLLMLDYGIYYEFIPFAEIHKEAPKVIGLNEVVKGEQYALLISTNAGLWRYKIGDTVQFTSTDPFRIKISGRTKHFINAFGEEVVVENAERAIAEACEKTGAQINNFTAAPKYFDKDENAAHEWIVEFEKDPDDLNRFTIALDETLRSINSDYDAKRYKDMALSAPILHKAAPGTFYQWMRKRGKLGGQHKVPRLSNSREYLDDILNLIEVKS, encoded by the coding sequence TTGGCTATTCTGAATTCCATACTTACCTGGGTCATGAAGAAACGCATGCACCAGATTGATTTATTCATGAAGTATCCTCATGAAGTTCAGGAAGAGCTATTCAAAAGATTAATCACCACGGGTAGAAATACTGAGTTTGGAAGAACACATGGCTTTGCCGATGTGCATACCGAAGAACAATTCAGAAGAATGATCCCCATTTCGTCCTATGAGGATATTTGCCCATACATAGAACGTAACATGGCAGGGGAACAGAACCTACTTTGGCCCTCAGATGTAAAATGGTTCGCCAAGTCTTCTGGTACTACAAATGCGAGGAGCAAATTTATTCCTGTTTCATATGAAGCACTGGAAGAATGCCACTTTAAAGGCGGGAAAGACATGCTTTCCATCTATTGCAACAATTTCCCTGAGACCAAAATGTTTGATGGAAAAGGCCTAACCATAGGTGGAAGTCAGCAGATCAACCAGTTTGACAGTAACCATGAGTCGTTCTATGGGGATGTTTCTGCCGTGATTATGTCTAATCTACCCTATTGGACCAAGTTTGTGAGAACCCCAACCTTGGATATCGCCCTGATGGAAGAATGGGAGTCTAAGATTGATAAAATGGCGGAGTATACTATGCAGGAAAATGTGACGAGCATTTCAGGTGTACCAACCTGGACTATCATTCTTTTACAAAAGGTCCTTGAGCTTAAGGGTGCGAGTCATATCCATGAAGTATGGCCAAATCTGGAAGTGTTTTTTCATGGCGCAGTGGCTTTTGGACCTTATAAGAGCCTGTTCAAAAGCTTAATCCCTTCGGACCAAATGCGTTATATGGAAACCTATAATGCTTCGGAAGGTTTTTTTGGCATTCAGTATGATCCATCCGCAGATGATATGCTATTGATGCTGGATTATGGAATCTATTATGAGTTTATCCCATTTGCAGAAATTCATAAAGAAGCACCAAAAGTTATCGGACTCAATGAGGTGGTCAAAGGAGAACAATACGCATTATTGATTTCCACCAATGCCGGATTATGGCGCTATAAGATTGGCGATACAGTTCAATTTACCTCGACTGACCCATTTAGGATTAAGATTTCTGGTAGAACCAAGCATTTCATCAATGCCTTTGGAGAAGAAGTAGTAGTCGAAAATGCGGAAAGAGCAATAGCCGAAGCCTGCGAAAAGACCGGAGCTCAGATCAATAACTTCACGGCAGCTCCAAAGTATTTCGATAAAGACGAAAATGCTGCACATGAATGGATCGTAGAGTTTGAGAAGGATCCTGACGACTTGAACCGTTTTACAATAGCACTTGATGAGACTTTGAGAAGCATCAATTCCGACTATGATGCTAAGCGGTATAAAGATATGGCCCTATCCGCTCCTATTTTACACAAGGCAGCACCTGGTACCTTTTACCAGTGGATGCGCAAAAGAGGAAAGCTGGGAGGTCAGCATAAGGTGCCTCGCTTGTCCAACTCAAGAGAATACCTTGATGATATTCTTAATCTCATTGAGGTCAAATCTTAA
- the lptB gene encoding LPS export ABC transporter ATP-binding protein, with translation MKLSADNLVKTYKKRKVVNEVSVEVNQGEIVGLLGPNGAGKTTTFYMIVGLVRPNEGTVKLEGEDITPLPMFKRAQLGIGYLAQEPSVFRKLTVEQNILAVLEMTKLSKKEQREKMESLLEEFSLTHVRKNLGRVLSGGERRRTEIARALSVDPKFVLLDEPFAGVDPIAVEEIQSIVAKLKDRNIGILITDHNVQETLSITDRAYLMFEGKLLKAGTAEELAADEQVRKVYLGKHFELKRKI, from the coding sequence ATGAAATTATCTGCAGACAATCTGGTAAAGACTTACAAGAAGAGAAAAGTTGTAAACGAAGTCTCCGTTGAAGTGAATCAAGGGGAGATCGTTGGTCTTTTAGGTCCAAATGGTGCAGGTAAAACCACGACTTTCTATATGATCGTTGGCTTAGTAAGACCCAATGAAGGCACTGTTAAGCTCGAAGGGGAGGATATCACACCTTTGCCAATGTTCAAACGAGCGCAACTGGGTATTGGCTATTTGGCACAAGAACCATCAGTGTTTCGAAAGCTGACTGTTGAGCAAAATATCTTGGCCGTGCTGGAAATGACTAAGCTTTCCAAGAAAGAGCAGCGTGAAAAAATGGAGTCTTTATTAGAAGAGTTCAGTTTGACACATGTTAGAAAGAACCTTGGACGAGTGCTTTCAGGGGGAGAACGGAGAAGAACAGAAATCGCAAGGGCTCTGTCGGTTGATCCGAAATTCGTTTTGTTGGATGAACCTTTCGCAGGAGTAGATCCGATCGCGGTGGAAGAAATTCAATCCATCGTTGCTAAGCTAAAAGACCGAAATATTGGTATCTTAATCACCGATCATAATGTACAAGAGACACTTTCCATTACCGATCGTGCTTATTTGATGTTCGAAGGCAAGCTGTTAAAGGCTGGTACGGCTGAAGAGTTGGCGGCAGACGAGCAAGTAAGAAAAGTATATCTCGGAAAGCATTTTGAGCTGAAACGCAAAATCTAG
- the recJ gene encoding single-stranded-DNA-specific exonuclease RecJ produces the protein MQKRWLFEEEYNEAVTDLLQEEVKVSPTIAKLLSQRGITSFDEARSFFRPSLDQLHDPFLMKDMDKAVNRLTDAIGNDEKILVYGDYDVDGTTSVAIFYGFLNAFYDQLGYYIPDRYKEGYGVSAEGIQFAKDNGYSLIVTLDCGIKAMDKVEMANDLGIDVIICDHHMPADNLPAAYAVLDPKRKDCGYPYKELSGCGVGFKLLQGFSIQSGIEPEVAYEFLDLLAVSIASDIVPITGENRIMAYFGLKKLNSKPRPGLKALIELNKVQKNLTISSIVFGIGPRINASGRMGHAGSAVELLLAETEEAAVELANTVNDKNEARRDFDSSITEEAIAMIHSDEGFDQAKSTVLYKQDWHKGVIGIVASRCIDKFYKPTVILTESNDMVTGSARSVMGFDVYEAICECSDLLEQYGGHMYAAGVTMPIDNVEAFKERFEEVVARKITDDQLIPCLKIDSLMRLEEIDQRFYNIITQMAPFGPQNMQPVFVSEHVYATNVKVLKEQHLKFIVRQEGTNVAYDVIGFGFGEYSDLIDSGMRFHIAYTVEENEFRGHKSLQLFIKDIKFD, from the coding sequence ATGCAGAAGCGGTGGTTATTTGAAGAAGAATATAATGAGGCAGTGACTGACCTTTTGCAAGAAGAAGTTAAGGTTAGCCCTACCATTGCCAAGCTCCTTTCCCAAAGAGGGATAACTTCTTTTGACGAAGCCAGATCTTTCTTTAGACCCTCCCTTGACCAACTCCATGATCCATTTCTCATGAAGGATATGGACAAAGCGGTAAATCGCTTAACCGATGCGATCGGCAATGATGAAAAAATATTGGTCTATGGGGATTATGATGTCGATGGGACCACTTCTGTCGCCATTTTCTACGGATTTCTAAATGCTTTCTACGATCAACTGGGCTATTATATTCCTGATCGGTATAAGGAGGGTTATGGTGTTTCTGCCGAGGGCATTCAGTTTGCCAAGGATAATGGTTACTCACTGATCGTAACATTGGATTGTGGAATCAAGGCAATGGATAAGGTCGAAATGGCCAATGATCTTGGCATCGATGTGATTATTTGTGACCACCATATGCCAGCGGATAACTTGCCTGCCGCCTATGCTGTTTTAGACCCAAAGCGAAAGGATTGTGGTTATCCTTATAAGGAACTCTCAGGTTGTGGAGTCGGCTTTAAGCTACTGCAGGGTTTTAGCATACAATCGGGAATAGAACCGGAGGTGGCTTATGAATTCCTAGATCTCTTGGCTGTAAGTATTGCCTCTGATATTGTACCGATAACTGGTGAGAATCGGATCATGGCCTACTTTGGTCTTAAGAAGCTCAACAGTAAACCTCGGCCAGGGCTCAAAGCCCTGATAGAACTAAATAAAGTCCAGAAAAACCTCACCATTTCGAGCATCGTCTTCGGAATTGGTCCAAGAATCAACGCTTCCGGTAGAATGGGTCATGCTGGTTCTGCAGTAGAGCTCTTGTTGGCAGAAACCGAGGAGGCTGCGGTAGAGTTGGCCAATACTGTAAATGACAAAAACGAGGCAAGAAGAGATTTTGACAGCTCTATTACTGAGGAAGCCATTGCAATGATTCATTCCGATGAGGGTTTTGATCAGGCGAAGTCAACAGTATTATATAAGCAAGACTGGCATAAAGGGGTCATAGGTATCGTAGCTTCGAGATGTATTGATAAGTTCTATAAGCCAACGGTAATTCTTACTGAGTCCAACGATATGGTGACGGGTTCTGCCCGGTCCGTAATGGGATTTGATGTCTATGAGGCCATTTGCGAATGTTCCGATTTGCTGGAACAGTATGGTGGCCACATGTACGCAGCAGGAGTGACCATGCCCATTGACAATGTCGAAGCTTTTAAAGAAAGGTTTGAGGAAGTGGTGGCAAGAAAGATCACGGACGATCAATTGATTCCTTGTTTGAAGATAGATTCCTTAATGAGATTGGAAGAAATAGACCAACGCTTTTACAATATTATCACTCAAATGGCTCCTTTTGGTCCTCAAAACATGCAACCCGTGTTTGTTTCTGAGCATGTCTATGCAACAAATGTTAAAGTTTTAAAAGAACAGCATCTAAAGTTCATTGTGAGGCAAGAAGGTACGAATGTTGCTTATGATGTGATCGGCTTTGGCTTTGGGGAGTACTCTGATCTGATAGACAGCGGCATGCGGTTTCATATCGCTTATACCGTAGAGGAAAATGAATTTAGAGGACATAAATCACTTCAACTCTTCATCAAAGACATCAAATTTGATTGA
- the fumC gene encoding class II fumarate hydratase: protein MEYRIEKDTMGDVKVPADKYWGAQTERSRNNFKIGPESSMPLEVVYGFAYLKKAAAHTNCDLGVLAAEKRDLISAVCDEILEGKLDDQFPLVIWQTGSGTQSNMNVNEVVANRAHVIAGNKLGEGERFIHPNDDVNKSQSSNDTFPTGMHIAAYKMVLETTIPGIEQLRDTLKAKSEAFMKVVKIGRTHLMDATPLTLGQEFSGYVSQLDHGLKALRNTLDHLSELALGGTAVGTGINTPEGYAEHVAKKIADFTGLPFVSAENKFEALAAHDALVETHGALKQIAVSLNKIANDIRMLASGPRSGIGEIIIPSNEPGSSIMPGKVNPTQCEAMTMVCAQVMGNDVAVSVGGAQGHYELNVFKPVMAYNVLQSARLIGDACVSFEENCAIGIEPNTKSIQQHLNNSLMLVTALNTKIGYEKAAKIAKTAHENGTTLKEEAVNLGYLTADEFDEWVRPEDMIGSLKS from the coding sequence ATGGAATACAGAATAGAAAAGGATACGATGGGCGATGTTAAAGTGCCCGCTGACAAATATTGGGGTGCTCAGACCGAGCGATCTAGAAACAACTTTAAAATTGGCCCGGAAAGTAGTATGCCACTGGAAGTGGTTTACGGATTTGCCTACCTGAAGAAGGCCGCGGCACACACCAATTGTGATCTTGGTGTATTGGCAGCTGAGAAAAGAGATCTAATCTCTGCGGTTTGTGATGAGATTTTGGAAGGAAAACTGGATGATCAGTTTCCTTTGGTTATATGGCAGACCGGTTCAGGCACACAGTCCAACATGAATGTGAATGAGGTGGTGGCTAACCGCGCCCATGTGATTGCTGGAAATAAACTAGGAGAAGGGGAGCGTTTTATTCATCCGAATGATGATGTCAACAAGTCTCAGTCGTCAAATGATACTTTTCCAACAGGGATGCACATCGCTGCATATAAGATGGTGTTAGAAACCACCATTCCAGGGATTGAGCAATTAAGAGACACGCTGAAAGCGAAATCAGAAGCCTTCATGAAAGTGGTAAAAATTGGACGTACCCACTTAATGGATGCCACGCCACTGACTCTGGGTCAGGAGTTTTCAGGATACGTATCACAGTTAGATCATGGCTTGAAAGCACTGAGAAATACCCTGGACCACCTTTCTGAGCTAGCGCTGGGCGGTACAGCCGTGGGAACAGGCATCAATACACCTGAAGGATATGCAGAGCATGTTGCCAAAAAGATTGCAGACTTCACGGGACTTCCTTTTGTGTCAGCCGAAAACAAATTCGAGGCATTGGCCGCACACGATGCTTTGGTTGAGACACATGGTGCGCTAAAGCAGATAGCGGTTTCGTTGAATAAGATTGCCAATGATATTAGAATGTTGGCCTCTGGTCCCAGATCTGGTATTGGAGAGATCATCATTCCATCTAATGAACCAGGCTCTTCGATTATGCCAGGTAAGGTAAACCCTACACAATGTGAGGCAATGACTATGGTTTGTGCTCAGGTAATGGGTAATGATGTGGCTGTTTCTGTTGGAGGAGCACAAGGACATTATGAACTGAATGTATTCAAGCCAGTAATGGCCTACAATGTATTACAGTCAGCGAGATTAATTGGTGATGCTTGCGTGTCGTTTGAAGAAAATTGCGCCATTGGTATAGAACCAAATACCAAAAGTATACAGCAACACCTGAATAACTCGTTGATGTTGGTAACTGCGTTGAATACCAAGATTGGATACGAAAAAGCGGCCAAAATCGCCAAAACTGCACATGAAAATGGTACGACTCTGAAGGAGGAAGCGGTGAATTTAGGTTACCTTACTGCAGACGAGTTTGACGAATGGGTAAGGCCTGAGGATATGATAGGTAGTTTGAAAAGCTGA
- a CDS encoding LiaF transmembrane domain-containing protein, with protein sequence MENKMNRRIFVGAAFLIIGLLLTFDNLDIFNFDLPDYVFRWYTFLIILGVFLATVREKVGAGITLIIIGSIFLVDRMSDYYYWDFYIEDIFRLWPLAFVGIGLSLILKRNRGNDYEKKNIENDNDHVDEMGIFSGAERKVYSKEFKGGKLTSIFGGTDLNLVNADLAWGTNVLDVFILFGGCDIRVPSDMNVKVKVTAIFGAFSDERKVINENDANDGKELVIKGLVLFGGGEVK encoded by the coding sequence ATGGAAAATAAAATGAACAGACGAATATTTGTAGGAGCAGCTTTCCTTATTATAGGCTTGCTTCTGACGTTCGACAACCTGGATATCTTCAATTTCGATTTACCAGATTACGTATTCCGCTGGTATACCTTCTTGATTATCCTCGGTGTGTTCTTAGCCACTGTTAGAGAAAAAGTAGGTGCAGGAATCACACTCATCATTATCGGTTCGATATTTCTTGTGGATAGAATGTCAGACTATTATTACTGGGATTTTTACATCGAAGACATCTTTAGATTATGGCCACTGGCCTTTGTAGGAATTGGTTTATCACTGATTTTAAAGCGAAACAGAGGTAACGATTACGAAAAAAAAAATATTGAAAACGACAACGATCATGTCGATGAGATGGGAATCTTCTCAGGGGCAGAACGTAAGGTTTATTCAAAAGAATTCAAAGGAGGTAAACTCACTTCAATATTTGGAGGAACAGATTTAAACTTAGTAAACGCTGATTTAGCCTGGGGCACGAACGTATTGGATGTATTTATTTTGTTCGGTGGTTGCGATATTAGAGTTCCTTCAGATATGAATGTAAAAGTGAAAGTAACCGCAATTTTTGGAGCATTCTCTGACGAGCGAAAAGTCATTAACGAGAACGATGCCAATGACGGCAAAGAATTGGTCATTAAAGGATTAGTTCTTTTCGGAGGCGGAGAGGTTAAATAA